The Caulobacter sp. FWC26 genome contains a region encoding:
- the uraD gene encoding 2-oxo-4-hydroxy-4-carboxy-5-ureidoimidazoline decarboxylase, whose protein sequence is MSGAPPLTLARLNSMNQTGFATALGFAFELSPWVVERAWSERPFASVEALHDAMMAVLNTATTADKLALIRAHPELASKAAIAKQLTAESNAEQASAGLDRLTPEEFARFHDLNAAYRDRFGFPFIICVRLNDKAAILAAMQTRLSNDEAAEIAEAIIQIGLISKLRLLDAVTN, encoded by the coding sequence ATGAGCGGCGCCCCGCCCCTGACCCTGGCTCGGCTCAACAGCATGAACCAGACCGGCTTCGCCACCGCTTTGGGGTTCGCTTTCGAGCTGTCGCCCTGGGTGGTCGAGCGCGCCTGGAGCGAGCGTCCGTTCGCCAGCGTCGAGGCCCTGCACGACGCGATGATGGCGGTGCTCAACACCGCGACCACCGCCGACAAGCTGGCCTTGATCCGCGCCCACCCGGAACTGGCCAGCAAGGCCGCGATCGCCAAGCAGCTGACGGCTGAGAGCAACGCCGAGCAGGCCAGCGCGGGCCTTGACCGGCTGACGCCCGAGGAGTTCGCGCGCTTCCATGACCTGAACGCCGCCTATCGGGATCGCTTCGGCTTTCCGTTCATCATCTGCGTGCGGCTGAACGACAAGGCCGCGATCCTGGCGGCCATGCAGACGCGGCTTTCCAACGACGAGGCGGCCGAGATCGCCGAGGCCATCATCCAGATCGGCC
- the puuE gene encoding allantoinase PuuE, producing MTATYPRDLIGYGEHPPHARWPNDARVAVQFVLNYEEGAERSILHGDPVSEFFLSEMVGAQPIQGMRHMSMESLYEYGSRAGFWRIRRLFEEFGLPLTVFGVAQAMERHPQAVEAMMKSGWEIASHGYRWIDYQHFTPDQELEHIQQAIEIQKRLTGERPLGWYQGRTSPNTARLVAQEGGFLYDADSYADDLPYWDDQHGRPQLIVPYTLEANDMRFTAAQGFNTGEQFFTYLRDAFDALYLEGETAPKMMSVGLHCRVVGKPGRIGALRRFLEHVTNHDRVWVARRIDIARHWIATHPYQEGKA from the coding sequence ATGACTGCGACCTATCCCCGCGACCTCATCGGCTATGGCGAGCATCCGCCGCACGCGCGCTGGCCCAATGACGCCCGCGTCGCCGTCCAGTTCGTTTTGAACTACGAAGAAGGCGCCGAGCGCTCAATCCTGCACGGCGATCCCGTCTCCGAGTTCTTCCTGTCGGAGATGGTCGGCGCCCAGCCCATCCAGGGGATGCGGCACATGTCGATGGAGAGCCTCTACGAATACGGCTCGCGCGCCGGCTTCTGGCGCATCCGACGCCTGTTCGAGGAGTTCGGCCTGCCGCTGACCGTGTTCGGCGTCGCCCAGGCCATGGAGCGCCATCCCCAGGCGGTCGAGGCGATGATGAAGTCCGGCTGGGAGATCGCCAGCCACGGCTATCGCTGGATCGACTATCAGCACTTCACGCCAGACCAGGAGCTGGAGCACATCCAGCAGGCCATCGAAATCCAGAAACGCCTGACCGGCGAACGCCCGCTAGGCTGGTACCAGGGGCGCACCAGCCCCAACACCGCGCGGCTCGTGGCCCAGGAAGGCGGCTTTCTCTACGACGCCGACAGCTACGCCGACGACCTGCCCTACTGGGACGACCAGCACGGCCGCCCGCAGCTGATCGTGCCCTACACGCTGGAAGCCAACGACATGCGCTTCACGGCGGCGCAAGGGTTCAACACCGGCGAGCAGTTCTTCACCTATCTGCGCGACGCCTTCGACGCCCTCTACCTGGAGGGCGAAACCGCGCCGAAGATGATGAGCGTCGGCTTGCATTGCCGCGTGGTCGGCAAGCCCGGCCGCATCGGCGCCCTGCGGCGTTTCCTGGAGCACGTGACGAACCATGACCGCGTCTGGGTGGCCCGGCGCATCGACATCGCGCGGCACTGGATCGCGACGCATCCGTATCAGGAGGGCAAGGCATGA